Proteins encoded together in one Lathyrus oleraceus cultivar Zhongwan6 chromosome 5, CAAS_Psat_ZW6_1.0, whole genome shotgun sequence window:
- the LOC127081565 gene encoding F-box/FBD/LRR-repeat protein At5g56420, which translates to MRTEIMADRISEFHDSILCHILSFLPTKHAATTSVLSKRWKSLWLSVLTLDFDCKSFQDMTYHGYSVHQLMLLRKIELPILSFRFHGNYWCPIQTQCDVTLFVSYVMNRGIENLNIHNYMKLPSSFLSCKTLKVLKLKGIIVNGFSHQMDFPILKILHLKRMVFERHELLVKLLSGCQILEELEIKYLCFRNGSRVPAKEFDGLLPSLVRAKIYCHDSIIPLHLVRNVETLHMEQAQLKCCRKLPMFHNLTHVKLKFFFNMWGWLQQMLQQNHKLQSLIIHGCEYRDESWNDPPIVPKCLSLHLRTCCLAYCKGTESELQFAKYILQNSKILMTMKIKYDHCADINAKYQMTTELSLFTKGSTMCEIVFENSGKFSNCENHPKFSNCEIFHIF; encoded by the exons ATGAGGACAGAGATAATGGCAGATAGAATCAGTGAGTTTCACGATTCAATTCTCTGTCACATTCTTTCTTTTCTTCCAACCAAACATGCTGCAACCACAAGCGTCCTCTCTAAGAGATGGAAATCACTATGGCTTTCGGTCCTCACTCTCGACTTCGACTGCAAATCCTTCCAAGACATGACCTACCATGGATATTCTGTACACCAATTGATGCTCTTACGAAAAATTGAACTTCCAATCCTTTCTTTTCGTTTCCATGGCAACTACTGGTGTCCAATTCAAACTCAATGTGATGTTACTCTATTTGTTTCCTATGTAATGAATAGAGGAATAGAGAATCTTAATATTCACAATTACATGAAATTACCATCTAGTTTTCTTAGTTGCAAGACCCTTAAGGTTCTTAAGTTGAAAGGAATAATAGTGAATGGTTTTTCTCATCAAATGGATTTTCCTATTCTTAAAATTCTTCATTTAAAGAGAATGGTTTTCGAACGGCATGAATTGCTTGTTAAACTTCTCTCTGGTTGTCAAATACTTGAGGAATTGGAAATCAAATATTTATGTTTTCGTAATGGTTCGCGTGTTCCAGCGAAAGAGTTTGATGGCTTGTTACCTAGTTTAGTCCGAGCAAAGATTTATTGTCATGATTCTATTATTCCTCTTCATTTGGTTCGCAATGTGGAGACTCTACATATGGAACAG GCACAATTGAAATGTTGTAGGAAACTTCCCATGTTTCATAATCTGACACATGTGAAACTTAAATTTTTCTTTAATATGTGGGGATGGTTGCAACAAATGCTTCAACAAAACCATAAACTTCAAAGTTTAATCATACATGGTTGTGAATATCGAGACGAAAGTTGGAACGATCCACCAATAGTTCCAAAGTGTCTTTCATTGCACCTGAGAACATGTTGTCTTGCATATTGTAAAGGCACGGAATCTGAGCTCCAATTTGCAAAGTATATTTTGCAAAATTCGAAAATACTGATGACTATGAAAATTAAGTATGATCACTGTGCAGATATAAATGCAAAATACCAAATGACAACGGAATTATCTTTATTCACAAAGGGCTCTACAATGTGTGAAATTGTTTTTGAAAACTCA GGAAAGTTTAGTAATTGTGAAAATCATCCAAAGTTTAGTAATTGTGAAATTTTTCATATATTTTAG